One region of Micromonospora ureilytica genomic DNA includes:
- a CDS encoding DUF402 domain-containing protein: MHRNVRHGRIGWVRPARVVSDDDRGLLVWIARDSPVAHEVTEAGLGMRAMPFAEWISSTYRLARGRWNGPPLLKFLPTGAAHSVWWFRDAQGRFLNWYVNLEEPGVRWDDGPVAGVDVVDQDLDVVVHPDLSWQWKDEGEFVERLAFGADYWVTDEKAVRAEGERVIALAEAGEFPFDGTWCDYTPPPGWGVPDGLPAGWDRAPVR, translated from the coding sequence ATGCATCGGAACGTGCGGCACGGCCGGATCGGGTGGGTCCGGCCGGCCCGCGTGGTCAGCGACGACGACCGGGGGTTGCTGGTCTGGATCGCCCGGGACTCGCCGGTCGCCCACGAGGTGACCGAGGCCGGGCTGGGGATGCGGGCGATGCCGTTCGCCGAGTGGATCTCGTCGACGTACCGGCTGGCGCGGGGGCGCTGGAACGGCCCGCCGCTGCTGAAGTTCCTGCCCACAGGGGCGGCGCACTCGGTCTGGTGGTTCCGGGACGCGCAGGGGCGCTTCCTGAACTGGTACGTCAACCTGGAGGAGCCGGGCGTCCGGTGGGACGACGGGCCGGTGGCCGGGGTGGACGTGGTGGACCAGGACCTGGACGTGGTCGTCCACCCGGACCTGAGTTGGCAGTGGAAGGACGAGGGCGAGTTCGTCGAGCGACTCGCCTTCGGCGCCGACTACTGGGTGACCGACGAGAAGGCGGTCCGCGCCGAGGGGGAGCGGGTGATCGCGCTCGCCGAGGCCGGCGAGTTCCCGTTCGACGGCACCTGGTGTGACTACACTCCGCCGCCGGGCTGGGGTGTACCGGACGGGTTGCCCGCCGGCTGGGACCGAGCACCAGTCCGCTGA
- the proS gene encoding proline--tRNA ligase — translation MARVLTPRAEDFPRWYQDLIAKAKLADNGPVRGTMVIRPAGYAIWERMQLEMDARIKAAGAENAYFPLFIPESYLKREAQHVEGFSPELAVVTHGGGKPLAEPIVVRPTSETVIGEFMAKWIDSYRDLPLLLNQWANVVRWELRPRIFLRTSEFLWQEGHTAHATREDARAYARRILHEAYEDLMVNVIGIPVVVGLKTTRERFAGATATYTCEGMMGDGKALQLGTSHELGQNFAKAFDISYSSKEGGREHAWTTSWGTSTRMLGGLIMAHGDDNGLRVPPRLAPIQAYVMVVKDGDGVGAAAAKLRDGLRDAGVRVALDDRTDTPFGRRAVDAELRGYPVRVEVGPRDLAVGNATVVRRTDGSKTPTPVADVVAAVLAALETDQQVLHDQALANRESRTVEVATLAEAIEAAATGWARVPWSAVGVAGEAEANGQGVTVRCLLRADGSVPDSEDEPDLVAILARAY, via the coding sequence ATGGCACGCGTGCTCACTCCCCGTGCGGAGGATTTCCCCCGCTGGTACCAGGACCTGATCGCCAAGGCGAAGCTGGCCGACAACGGCCCGGTTCGCGGCACCATGGTCATCCGACCGGCCGGCTACGCCATCTGGGAGCGTATGCAGCTCGAGATGGATGCCCGGATCAAGGCGGCGGGTGCGGAGAACGCGTACTTCCCGCTGTTCATCCCGGAGAGCTACCTCAAGCGCGAGGCGCAGCACGTCGAGGGCTTCTCGCCGGAGCTGGCGGTCGTCACGCACGGTGGTGGCAAGCCCCTGGCCGAGCCGATCGTGGTGCGCCCCACCAGCGAGACGGTCATCGGCGAGTTCATGGCCAAGTGGATCGACTCGTACCGGGACCTGCCGTTGCTGCTCAACCAGTGGGCGAACGTGGTCCGGTGGGAGCTTCGTCCGCGGATCTTCCTGCGTACCAGCGAGTTCCTCTGGCAGGAGGGGCACACCGCGCACGCCACCCGCGAGGACGCCCGGGCGTACGCGCGGCGGATCCTGCACGAGGCGTACGAGGACCTGATGGTCAACGTGATCGGCATTCCGGTGGTGGTGGGCCTGAAGACGACGCGCGAGCGGTTCGCCGGCGCGACGGCCACGTACACCTGCGAAGGCATGATGGGCGACGGCAAGGCGTTGCAGCTGGGCACCAGCCACGAGCTGGGCCAGAACTTCGCCAAGGCGTTCGACATCAGCTACTCCTCCAAGGAGGGCGGCCGGGAGCACGCCTGGACCACCTCCTGGGGCACGTCCACCCGAATGTTGGGTGGGCTGATCATGGCGCACGGCGACGACAACGGCCTGCGTGTGCCGCCGAGGCTGGCACCGATCCAGGCGTACGTCATGGTCGTCAAGGATGGTGACGGCGTCGGCGCGGCGGCGGCCAAGCTGCGCGACGGCCTGCGCGACGCCGGTGTCCGGGTCGCGCTCGACGACCGGACCGACACCCCGTTCGGCCGCCGGGCCGTCGACGCCGAGCTGCGCGGCTATCCGGTACGTGTCGAGGTCGGCCCTCGTGACCTGGCCGTGGGCAACGCGACGGTGGTGCGCCGGACCGACGGCTCGAAGACCCCGACGCCGGTTGCCGACGTGGTCGCCGCGGTGCTGGCCGCCCTGGAGACCGATCAGCAGGTGCTGCACGACCAGGCGCTGGCCAACCGCGAGTCGCGCACCGTGGAGGTGGCCACCCTGGCGGAGGCGATCGAGGCCGCCGCGACCGGTTGGGCGCGGGTGCCGTGGTCGGCGGTCGGCGTGGCCGGCGAGGCGGAGGCGAACGGTCAGGGCGTCACGGTGCGCTGCCTGCTGCGCGCCGATGGTTCGGTACCGGACTCGGAGGACGAGCCCGACCTGGTCGCGATCCTCGCCCGCGCCTACTGA